In Taeniopygia guttata chromosome 7, bTaeGut7.mat, whole genome shotgun sequence, a single window of DNA contains:
- the PRLH gene encoding prolactin-releasing peptide isoform X1 — MKLGVACLLWLLLVCLTLPASHGRVRERSMEIRSKENMNPDIDPSWYTGRGIRPVGRFGRRQAQAGGGQRGCAAPRAPRLQLSP; from the exons ATGAAGCTGGGGGTCGCCTGcctcctgtggctgctgcttgtCTGCCTGACCCTGCCCGCCAGCCACGGCCGCGTCCGTGAGCGCTCCATGGAAATCAGGAGTAAGGAGAACATGA ACCCGGACATCGACCCCTCGTGGTACACGGGCCGCGGGATCCGGCCGGTGGGGCGCTTCGGGAGGCGGCAGGCCCAGGCTGGGGGCGGCCAGCGAGGCTGTGcagccccccgtgccccccggctgcagctgagccccTGA
- the PRLH gene encoding prolactin-releasing peptide isoform X2: MKLGVACLLWLLLVCLTLPASHGRVRERSMEIRNPDIDPSWYTGRGIRPVGRFGRRQAQAGGGQRGCAAPRAPRLQLSP, translated from the exons ATGAAGCTGGGGGTCGCCTGcctcctgtggctgctgcttgtCTGCCTGACCCTGCCCGCCAGCCACGGCCGCGTCCGTGAGCGCTCCATGGAAATCAGGA ACCCGGACATCGACCCCTCGTGGTACACGGGCCGCGGGATCCGGCCGGTGGGGCGCTTCGGGAGGCGGCAGGCCCAGGCTGGGGGCGGCCAGCGAGGCTGTGcagccccccgtgccccccggctgcagctgagccccTGA